A genomic window from Thioalkalivibrio sp. ALJ12 includes:
- a CDS encoding class I SAM-dependent methyltransferase, translated as MTEAFPDSRSRRARQAELKRDLEFADTLAGESLRFRTTWGLFSPRRIDDGTRMLLDRIDVRPSDDCLDLGCGYGPIGLTLARKAPQGMTTLVDTNFLAVEYSRRNAELNGITNVECVNSNGFAQIRDRRFDLVASNLPAKVGREMLYTYLLDAHEQMNPGGRIYVVTITGLRRFIEKGFKEVFGNYDKVKQGREYTVAAAEREPD; from the coding sequence GTGACCGAGGCGTTCCCGGATTCCCGTTCGCGCCGGGCGCGTCAGGCGGAGCTCAAGCGCGACCTCGAATTCGCCGATACCCTGGCGGGCGAGTCCCTGCGCTTTCGCACGACCTGGGGGCTTTTTTCGCCGCGCCGGATCGATGATGGCACGCGCATGCTGCTGGATCGCATCGATGTGCGTCCGAGTGATGACTGCCTGGACCTGGGCTGCGGCTATGGCCCGATCGGCCTGACCCTGGCGCGCAAGGCCCCGCAGGGCATGACGACGCTGGTGGACACCAATTTCCTGGCGGTCGAGTACAGCCGGCGCAACGCCGAGCTCAACGGCATTACCAACGTCGAGTGCGTAAACAGCAACGGTTTTGCCCAGATCCGTGACCGCCGTTTCGATCTCGTGGCCTCGAACCTGCCGGCCAAGGTGGGCCGGGAGATGCTCTACACCTATCTGCTGGATGCCCACGAGCAGATGAACCCCGGTGGTCGCATCTATGTCGTAACCATTACCGGGTTGCGGCGGTTTATCGAGAAGGGGTTCAAGGAAGTGTTCGGCAACTACGACAAGGTCAAGCAGGGCCGCGAGTACACCGTCGCGGCCGCCGAACGCGAGCCCGACTGA
- a CDS encoding 5-(carboxyamino)imidazole ribonucleotide synthase: protein MILPPATLGLLGGGQLGRYFVRAAREMGYAVWVLDPDPHSPAGQVATRHLCQPYEDAETLSALADQCAVITCEFENIPRPALEWLEANACLRPGLCALGVAQDRLEEKRFLAEIGVAVAPWRPVTAGGDGGEDTTGAPSFPAILKTARLGYDGKGQRPMDHIGDLAAAHAELGGVDCVLEERVQLERELSVVVARTADGRSEAFPVSENVHRGGILHLSRVPARVDEELSGRAVAIAQLIADRLDYCGVLAVEFFLTMSGDLLVNEIAPRPHNTGHYTLDACTVSQFEQQVRAICGLGLAPARLTTPVAMVNLLGGLWPADGSPDWSDVLEAGRARLHLYGKSEARAGRKMGHLSVLGLPGEDDAMAPASIAEGLWQDLVRAAGVSE, encoded by the coding sequence ATGATCCTGCCTCCCGCCACACTGGGGCTGCTCGGCGGCGGGCAGCTCGGCCGCTACTTTGTGCGGGCCGCGCGCGAGATGGGTTATGCTGTGTGGGTGCTGGATCCCGACCCGCACAGCCCCGCCGGACAGGTCGCCACGCGACACCTTTGCCAGCCCTACGAGGATGCGGAGACGCTATCGGCACTGGCCGACCAGTGCGCGGTGATTACCTGCGAATTCGAGAATATCCCGCGCCCGGCACTGGAGTGGCTGGAGGCCAATGCCTGTCTGCGGCCCGGCCTTTGCGCGCTGGGCGTGGCCCAGGACCGGCTGGAGGAGAAGCGCTTTCTCGCCGAGATCGGGGTGGCGGTCGCGCCTTGGCGCCCGGTCACGGCCGGTGGCGATGGTGGCGAGGACACCACCGGCGCGCCATCCTTCCCGGCGATCCTGAAGACGGCCCGCCTGGGGTACGACGGCAAGGGACAGCGCCCGATGGATCACATCGGCGATCTGGCGGCCGCGCACGCGGAGCTCGGTGGTGTGGACTGCGTGCTCGAGGAGCGGGTGCAGCTCGAGCGCGAACTGTCGGTCGTGGTGGCGCGCACCGCAGATGGTCGCAGCGAGGCCTTCCCGGTATCCGAAAATGTGCATCGAGGCGGCATCCTGCACCTGAGCCGGGTGCCGGCGCGCGTCGACGAGGAACTGTCCGGGCGCGCGGTGGCGATCGCGCAGTTGATTGCCGACCGCCTGGACTATTGCGGGGTGCTGGCGGTCGAGTTCTTTCTGACGATGAGTGGAGACCTGCTGGTCAACGAGATCGCCCCGCGCCCGCACAACACCGGTCATTACACGCTGGACGCCTGCACCGTCTCCCAGTTCGAGCAGCAGGTGCGCGCGATCTGCGGTCTGGGGCTCGCCCCGGCGCGCCTGACCACCCCGGTGGCGATGGTCAATCTGCTGGGGGGGCTGTGGCCCGCGGACGGAAGTCCGGACTGGTCCGACGTGCTGGAGGCCGGGCGTGCGCGCCTGCATCTGTATGGCAAGAGCGAGGCGCGGGCGGGGCGCAAGATGGGGCACCTGAGCGTGCTGGGCCTGCCTGGCGAGGACGATGCGATGGCCCCGGCGTCCATCGCCGAGGGGCTGTGGCAGGACCTGGTGCGGGCGGCGGGGGTGTCCGAGTGA